In the genome of Pseudomonas sp. LBUM920, one region contains:
- a CDS encoding CpaF family protein has protein sequence MNGEKLFGAPARGIGGNTDHDGLKLVLHRYIIDAIEESGKNLLEGSRPLLAQFVIDKVAEYINRMHLAISRYEMERLAEEIVDELTGFGPLEVLLRDPSVTEILVNGPHRVFIERDGLLHQSDLRFIDSHHVERVMQRILAPLGRRLDESSPMVDARLPDGSRVNAIIPPIALDGPCLSIRKFRKDMLKSSDLVAMQTIDQNIFDFFQEAVGKRCNILISGGTGTGKTTLLNILSQLINPHERLVTIEDVAELQLGHPHVVRLETRPPNAEGHGEVKASDLIRNALRMRPDRIILGEIRGVEVLDVLTAMNTGHDGSMSTVHANNAADALLRLETLVGLTGRVVAEKTLRQMICAALDVVIQLTRLPDGRRCVSEVVEVVGIREDVYVTNTLFRHDRRTGFGFLREAVNPAGEKLRREPLLP, from the coding sequence ATGAACGGCGAAAAACTCTTCGGCGCCCCCGCTCGCGGCATCGGTGGCAACACCGACCACGATGGGCTCAAGTTGGTGCTGCATCGGTACATCATCGATGCCATCGAAGAGTCGGGCAAGAATCTGCTGGAAGGCTCACGCCCGCTGCTGGCGCAATTTGTCATCGACAAAGTGGCCGAATACATCAACCGCATGCACCTGGCGATCTCGCGTTATGAAATGGAGCGCCTGGCCGAAGAAATCGTCGATGAACTGACCGGTTTCGGCCCACTGGAAGTACTGCTGCGCGACCCGTCGGTGACGGAAATCCTGGTCAACGGCCCCCACCGGGTGTTTATCGAGCGTGACGGTTTGCTGCATCAAAGTGACCTGCGCTTTATCGACTCGCACCACGTGGAGCGCGTCATGCAGCGCATCCTCGCGCCTCTGGGCCGGCGTCTGGACGAGTCGTCGCCCATGGTGGATGCGCGCCTGCCCGATGGCAGCCGGGTCAACGCGATCATCCCGCCGATTGCCCTGGACGGGCCGTGCCTGTCGATTCGGAAATTTCGCAAGGACATGCTCAAGAGCAGCGACCTGGTGGCCATGCAGACCATCGACCAGAATATCTTCGACTTCTTCCAGGAAGCGGTGGGCAAGCGCTGCAACATCCTGATCAGCGGCGGCACCGGCACCGGTAAAACCACGCTGCTGAATATTCTCAGTCAGCTGATCAACCCGCATGAACGGCTCGTCACCATCGAAGACGTGGCCGAACTGCAACTGGGTCACCCTCACGTCGTGCGCCTGGAAACCCGCCCGCCGAACGCCGAGGGCCATGGTGAGGTGAAAGCCAGCGACCTGATCCGCAACGCCCTGCGGATGCGCCCCGACCGCATCATTCTGGGTGAGATTCGCGGCGTGGAAGTGCTTGATGTACTGACCGCCATGAACACCGGCCACGACGGTTCCATGAGTACCGTGCACGCCAACAACGCGGCAGACGCGTTGCTGCGCCTGGAAACCCTGGTGGGCTTGACCGGCCGTGTGGTGGCCGAGAAAACCCTGCGACAAATGATCTGTGCGGCGCTGGACGTGGTGATTCAACTGACCCGCCTGCCGGACGGCCGCCGTTGCGTCAGCGAAGTGGTCGAGGTGGTGGGCATCCGTGAAGACGTGTACGTGACCAACACTCTGTTCCGCCATGACCGGCGCACCGGCTTCGGCTTCCTGCGCGAGGCGGTCAACCCGGCCGGTGAAAAACTGCGCCGCGAACCGTTACTGCCTTGA
- a CDS encoding prepilin peptidase, protein MIHGAVVMVWLVLCAAQDVRQRLLANRLTLGVALLAMIYLFWTGTTWLGASTGQGLLAFFLALLLTLPGYAVGRLGAGDVKLLAALALVSDAKYLLWSFVGAAVANLVWLILAPTLWPHMNQHLKKHMGYLAPGVSKKQPFAPFLLVSFSVAWFWIH, encoded by the coding sequence GTGATCCATGGCGCAGTGGTGATGGTGTGGTTGGTGCTGTGTGCAGCGCAGGATGTTCGGCAGCGGTTACTCGCCAATCGTCTGACGCTGGGCGTTGCCTTGTTGGCGATGATCTATCTGTTCTGGACGGGCACCACGTGGCTGGGGGCATCGACCGGGCAGGGGCTGTTGGCGTTTTTTCTGGCGCTGCTGCTGACCTTGCCTGGCTACGCCGTCGGTCGTCTGGGCGCGGGGGACGTAAAGCTGCTTGCAGCATTGGCGCTGGTGTCGGATGCGAAGTACTTGCTGTGGTCGTTTGTAGGGGCGGCAGTCGCCAACTTAGTCTGGCTGATCCTTGCGCCAACGCTTTGGCCGCATATGAATCAACATCTTAAAAAGCACATGGGCTATCTGGCGCCCGGTGTGTCAAAAAAGCAGCCATTCGCCCCGTTTTTACTGGTGAGTTTTAGTGTTGCGTGGTTTTGGATCCATTAG
- a CDS encoding TadE/TadG family type IV pilus assembly protein, giving the protein MKTSLPDKQKGAAAIEFIAVFVIFFAVFYGMVSYSLPLLLLQSFNQATAEAVRLSVALDPNMQGYAAAVQNTAKTAVANRLLWIPPAYKFDAATQVTTTFNSGLLLVKINYPTANLQAVMPFIVLPGIGTVPQLPTTLQATSSLQF; this is encoded by the coding sequence ATGAAAACAAGCCTCCCGGATAAGCAAAAAGGCGCGGCAGCAATCGAATTCATTGCTGTGTTCGTGATTTTTTTCGCCGTGTTCTACGGCATGGTCAGCTATAGCCTGCCGCTGCTGTTGTTGCAGTCGTTCAACCAGGCGACGGCAGAAGCCGTGCGTCTGAGCGTGGCGCTGGACCCCAACATGCAGGGCTACGCCGCCGCCGTGCAAAACACCGCCAAAACCGCAGTCGCCAACCGTTTGCTGTGGATCCCGCCCGCCTACAAATTCGACGCCGCCACGCAAGTCACCACCACCTTCAACAGCGGCTTGTTGTTAGTGAAGATCAACTACCCCACAGCCAACCTGCAGGCGGTAATGCCGTTTATTGTCCTGCCCGGCATCGGCACCGTACCGCAGCTGCCGACGACGCTGCAGGCCACCTCGAGCCTGCAGTTTTGA
- a CDS encoding type II secretion system F family protein, giving the protein MTGAILLLICLILIGLSIRSFQIGLRRAQTERVLGRLAEGQPQLVEENSQWSGVERMFLRAGLGKPSDNLGLWLAIWALGAVLGLLVAGWIGLLVMLVLPLLLLRLYIAWRYQRRIKRMIEQLPQLLDHTVRSLKAGRTLADAVLGGIEITEDPLQQAMGRIRRNVQLGVSLPESAHDFAEFYERDEFRLFALGLKVNHRYGGNASELLENLIKMIREREQAARQLRALTGETRVTAYVLTALPISMIGYFLAVNPAYLMTMWNDGTGRILLFVALVMQLLGCFTLWRMLRSV; this is encoded by the coding sequence ATGACCGGGGCCATCCTGCTGCTCATCTGCCTGATTCTGATCGGCCTGTCGATTCGCTCCTTCCAGATCGGTTTGCGCCGCGCCCAGACCGAACGCGTGCTCGGCCGCCTCGCCGAAGGCCAGCCGCAGCTCGTCGAAGAGAACAGCCAGTGGAGCGGCGTGGAGCGCATGTTCCTGCGCGCAGGCCTGGGCAAACCCAGTGACAACCTCGGCCTGTGGCTGGCGATCTGGGCGCTGGGCGCAGTCCTGGGCCTGCTGGTTGCCGGCTGGATCGGTCTGTTGGTGATGTTGGTGTTGCCGCTGCTGTTACTGCGCCTGTACATCGCCTGGCGCTATCAACGGCGGATCAAGCGCATGATCGAACAACTGCCGCAATTGCTCGACCACACCGTGCGCAGCCTCAAGGCCGGGCGAACCCTGGCCGACGCGGTGCTGGGCGGCATCGAGATTACCGAAGACCCGCTGCAACAAGCCATGGGCCGTATCCGGCGCAACGTGCAACTGGGCGTGAGCCTGCCGGAATCGGCCCACGACTTTGCCGAATTCTACGAGCGCGATGAGTTTCGCCTGTTCGCGCTGGGTTTGAAGGTCAACCACCGCTATGGCGGCAACGCCAGCGAGCTCTTGGAAAACCTGATCAAGATGATCCGCGAACGTGAGCAAGCTGCCCGCCAGCTGCGCGCGTTGACCGGCGAAACGCGGGTCACGGCCTATGTGCTCACGGCCCTGCCGATCTCGATGATCGGCTACTTCCTGGCGGTGAATCCCGCGTACCTGATGACCATGTGGAACGACGGCACCGGGCGCATTCTGTTGTTCGTGGCGCTGGTGATGCAGTTGTTGGGCTGCTTCACCTTGTGGCGCATGTTGCGGAGCGTATGA
- a CDS encoding tetratricopeptide repeat protein produces MKALIAGLSLLLLSGCATNGQTPWGAFTGTGSCPKPSSDQELSLNLADEMAGDGKLHASLANLQSLPANLPQVRLRQAKAYRLLGRSEAEPLYRSLIGTCMAAEGEHGLGQIASAKGDNGQAMAHLQRAARLAPTDEKIRNDLGVVYLNQLRLEDARFEFMTAMELKQSDPLAAVNLVTLLIYQDNWKQAAQLVSQMGLSPEQVTEAQARAEKLKGSGTPVAKAKDQVAAVSDAASTPRN; encoded by the coding sequence ATGAAAGCCTTGATAGCCGGTTTGAGCCTGTTGCTGCTGAGTGGCTGCGCCACCAATGGCCAAACCCCGTGGGGCGCGTTTACCGGCACCGGCAGTTGCCCCAAGCCCAGTTCCGATCAGGAGCTGTCGCTGAACCTGGCCGATGAAATGGCCGGCGACGGCAAGCTGCACGCCAGCCTCGCCAACCTGCAAAGCTTGCCGGCCAATCTGCCCCAGGTGCGTCTGCGCCAGGCCAAGGCCTATCGCCTGCTCGGGCGCAGCGAAGCCGAGCCGTTGTACCGCAGCCTGATCGGCACCTGCATGGCCGCCGAAGGCGAACACGGCCTGGGGCAGATCGCTTCGGCCAAGGGCGATAACGGGCAAGCAATGGCCCACTTGCAACGCGCCGCCCGGCTGGCGCCCACCGACGAGAAAATCCGCAATGACCTGGGCGTGGTGTACCTCAATCAACTGCGCCTGGAAGACGCACGCTTTGAATTCATGACCGCCATGGAACTCAAGCAAAGCGACCCGCTGGCGGCGGTCAACCTGGTGACGCTATTGATTTATCAGGACAACTGGAAGCAGGCCGCGCAACTGGTCAGCCAGATGGGCTTGAGCCCCGAGCAAGTTACTGAGGCCCAGGCCCGCGCCGAGAAACTCAAAGGCTCAGGCACGCCCGTCGCCAAAGCCAAGGATCAAGTCGCCGCCGTCAGTGATGCCGCAAGCACCCCGAGGAATTGA
- a CDS encoding DUF3613 domain-containing protein, producing MKTPYLASLAMLVLPFSAMAIEPGPSSPQQALTEQWLTLQVTGSAASQTPQKASAAERDKAHQRLLDSYKYPIPEYFDQKVGGKTQGSN from the coding sequence ATGAAAACACCTTATCTCGCCAGCCTGGCCATGCTCGTGTTGCCCTTCAGCGCCATGGCCATCGAGCCCGGCCCGTCGTCGCCGCAGCAGGCCTTGACCGAGCAATGGCTGACGCTGCAGGTCACGGGCAGCGCGGCGTCGCAAACACCTCAGAAGGCTTCTGCGGCCGAACGTGACAAGGCGCACCAGCGTTTACTGGACAGCTACAAGTATCCGATTCCGGAATATTTCGATCAGAAGGTGGGGGGCAAAACTCAAGGGAGTAATTGA
- a CDS encoding response regulator transcription factor: MNKLTSAVKVLVVDDQPLIVEELCEFLESSGYRCVPCESSQQALKRFSEDADIGLVLCDLHMPEMDGIELVQALQKIAGKQRAFEAIMLTGRADKQDVIKALRAGIADYYQKPINLHELLEGLQRQEAALQERKKDLQLGNLNQKLQFLSESINDLYQDLDKVRSSRPGRESDEVSPEDAGPVEIPAIFNQLSPRQLDVARLVGKGQTNYQIACELGITENTVKLYVSQVLRLTHMHNRTQLALALSPNNSALRQRVTAH; this comes from the coding sequence GTGAACAAGCTTACCTCTGCGGTAAAAGTGCTCGTTGTCGATGATCAGCCGCTGATCGTGGAAGAGCTCTGTGAATTTCTTGAAAGCAGCGGTTACCGCTGCGTCCCATGTGAATCCAGCCAACAGGCCCTGAAGCGTTTCAGCGAAGATGCCGACATCGGCCTGGTGCTGTGCGACCTGCATATGCCGGAGATGGATGGCATCGAGTTGGTGCAGGCCCTGCAAAAAATCGCCGGTAAGCAGCGCGCGTTCGAAGCCATTATGTTGACCGGTCGTGCCGACAAGCAGGACGTGATCAAGGCCCTGCGCGCAGGCATCGCGGACTACTACCAGAAACCGATCAACCTGCACGAGTTGCTCGAAGGCTTGCAGCGCCAGGAAGCCGCGCTGCAAGAGCGCAAAAAGGACCTGCAGCTGGGTAACTTGAACCAGAAACTGCAGTTTCTTTCCGAGTCCATCAACGATCTGTATCAGGACCTCGATAAAGTGCGCAGCAGCCGGCCTGGGCGGGAAAGCGACGAGGTGTCGCCCGAGGATGCCGGGCCGGTGGAAATCCCGGCGATCTTCAACCAGTTGTCGCCACGCCAATTGGATGTCGCACGGCTGGTGGGGAAGGGGCAGACCAACTATCAGATTGCCTGCGAATTGGGCATCACTGAAAACACGGTGAAGCTGTACGTGTCCCAAGTGCTGCGCCTGACGCACATGCACAACCGCACGCAATTGGCATTGGCGTTATCGCCAAATAATTCAGCGCTGCGCCAGCGAGTGACGGCGCACTGA
- a CDS encoding type II secretion system F family protein: MAIALLISAVLFIAALGLVLANLIKHRRGQRLVAQRLQGQMAREHTFGTLMRQLGSSPLAQRSVSLDNETQILLNRVGWRKANQRSMFAAFQVGTPLLLLIITLVVQEVMYPAIGSPWLAPLLALGIGYLLPKRILARAAKARQQRISREVSTFIPLLRILFESGMAVEQALRVLSIEAQRLLPALTHELRLILTRVDSGLELSEELGKTARLLAVDEFTDTCTILQQLVQQGGGAMKSLLSLKQLLDDRRLTRIQEFVSKMSAKMSVVMMVFLFPALLIVLGGPAFIGITRALSNL; encoded by the coding sequence ATGGCGATTGCACTGCTGATCAGCGCTGTACTGTTCATCGCCGCCCTCGGGTTGGTACTGGCCAACCTGATAAAACACCGACGCGGCCAGCGCCTGGTTGCTCAACGTTTGCAGGGCCAGATGGCGCGCGAACACACGTTCGGCACGCTGATGCGCCAGCTGGGTAGCAGCCCGCTCGCGCAACGCTCGGTGAGCCTGGACAACGAAACCCAGATCCTGCTCAACCGCGTCGGTTGGCGCAAAGCCAACCAGCGCTCGATGTTCGCCGCCTTCCAGGTCGGTACGCCGTTGCTGCTGTTGATCATTACCCTGGTGGTCCAGGAGGTGATGTACCCCGCGATCGGCTCGCCGTGGCTGGCGCCGTTGCTGGCGCTCGGCATCGGTTATCTGTTGCCCAAGCGCATTCTGGCCAGGGCCGCCAAGGCGCGCCAGCAACGCATCTCCCGCGAGGTATCCACCTTCATTCCGCTGCTGCGCATCCTGTTCGAATCCGGCATGGCGGTTGAACAAGCGCTGCGCGTGCTGAGCATTGAAGCGCAACGCCTGTTGCCGGCGCTGACCCATGAGTTGCGCTTGATCCTGACACGGGTCGACTCGGGCCTTGAGCTGAGCGAGGAGCTGGGCAAGACCGCTCGGCTGCTGGCCGTGGATGAATTCACCGACACCTGCACCATCCTCCAGCAGCTGGTTCAGCAAGGCGGCGGCGCGATGAAATCGCTGCTGTCGCTCAAGCAATTGCTCGACGACCGACGCCTCACGCGGATCCAGGAATTCGTCTCGAAGATGTCGGCAAAAATGTCCGTGGTGATGATGGTGTTTTTGTTTCCCGCCTTGCTGATCGTGCTCGGGGGGCCCGCCTTTATTGGCATCACCCGGGCCTTGAGTAACTTATGA
- a CDS encoding pilus assembly protein TadG-related protein has translation MSPRFHCKQRGAIGLMAAGVLAVVLAFTLLVIDSGRLYLEKRKLQGVADTAALEAVSRNGTCLAGLSAAAYAGQSVARNYFVVGNGNTLVTRCGSVTTGASGQRTFSANPALSSAIQVVASKTVTTSVAGGVWALFSGNPVSLNTVLSATAVAAKPTPSLAQLTINSTLASVNTASASLLNPLFSGLLGGNLNLTLAGWNGLLNTNISLLSYLDQLAINLGVTAGNYTQLLNTNVTASQLIQAAITVLTANGATADVLTALGSLKIAAINQAPLTLGQILQLQTGTTAAALNANLQVFQLIQGVVQLSNSQSAAAATLPVSLLGLANITTQVKVIEPPQLSAIGDPALAAANPLGPNAIYVRTAQVRTEVTVSLPVLSSLSGLTTAVNNLVGPLTPVINSLLSLNLVSTINSALCLLGAGCQQLDLLALPGNLPLNIVLDAGGASSYVTAYSCPTGSAGTKSLTAYTTTSLASLNVGAITNAFSSTLPMTVAPLALIDIGTKTCHEILGIGTCGTRVPFAGGGVAIKVLSPIAASNQTLVFSSTAPFATPPNVGLTPTYQAAAPATNVVSSLSTTLNGVGITAYQPVGSNPLGALAASVVSLLGGVSAIVTPVVDSLLGPLLNPILNNLLNMLGISLTNVNVGANLTCGQTGEAYLVI, from the coding sequence ATGTCTCCCCGATTTCATTGCAAGCAGCGCGGCGCCATTGGCTTGATGGCCGCCGGCGTATTGGCGGTGGTGTTGGCGTTTACCTTGCTGGTGATCGACAGCGGCCGTTTGTACCTGGAAAAGCGCAAGTTGCAAGGCGTGGCGGACACGGCAGCGCTGGAAGCTGTCAGCCGCAATGGCACCTGCCTGGCAGGGTTGAGTGCGGCGGCCTACGCCGGGCAAAGCGTGGCGCGCAATTATTTCGTGGTGGGCAACGGCAACACCCTGGTGACCCGCTGTGGCTCCGTCACCACTGGCGCCTCGGGCCAGCGCACGTTCAGCGCAAACCCCGCGCTGTCGTCAGCCATTCAGGTAGTGGCCAGCAAAACCGTCACGACCAGCGTGGCCGGCGGCGTGTGGGCCCTGTTTTCCGGCAACCCGGTCAGCCTCAACACGGTCCTGTCAGCCACGGCGGTGGCGGCCAAGCCCACGCCATCCTTGGCCCAACTGACCATCAACAGCACGTTGGCCAGCGTCAACACCGCCAGCGCAAGCCTGTTGAACCCCTTGTTCAGCGGCTTGCTCGGCGGCAACCTCAACCTGACACTCGCCGGCTGGAATGGCTTGCTCAATACCAATATCAGCCTGCTCAGTTACCTCGACCAACTGGCGATCAACCTGGGCGTGACCGCAGGTAACTACACCCAACTGCTCAACACCAACGTGACCGCCTCGCAGTTGATCCAGGCCGCAATCACGGTGCTCACCGCCAACGGCGCGACGGCGGATGTACTGACGGCCCTGGGCAGCTTGAAAATCGCCGCCATCAACCAGGCCCCGCTGACCCTCGGGCAGATCCTGCAGTTGCAGACGGGCACTACCGCCGCCGCGCTGAATGCCAACCTGCAGGTGTTCCAGCTGATTCAGGGCGTGGTGCAGCTGTCCAACAGCCAGAGTGCGGCTGCCGCGACTTTGCCCGTCAGCCTGCTGGGGCTGGCCAATATCACCACGCAGGTCAAAGTGATCGAGCCGCCGCAACTCTCGGCGATTGGCGACCCGGCGTTGGCCGCGGCCAACCCCCTGGGGCCGAATGCGATTTATGTGCGCACCGCCCAGGTGCGCACCGAGGTGACGGTCAGCCTGCCGGTGCTGAGCAGTTTGTCGGGGCTCACCACGGCTGTGAATAACCTGGTGGGGCCGCTGACGCCGGTGATCAACAGCCTGTTGAGCCTGAACCTGGTGAGCACGATCAACTCGGCGCTGTGTTTGCTGGGGGCCGGCTGCCAACAACTGGACCTGCTGGCGTTGCCGGGCAACCTGCCGCTCAATATCGTGCTGGATGCCGGCGGCGCCAGCAGCTATGTCACGGCCTACAGTTGCCCGACGGGCAGCGCTGGCACCAAGAGCCTGACGGCCTACACCACCACCTCGCTGGCGTCGCTGAATGTGGGCGCTATCACCAATGCGTTTTCCAGCACCTTGCCGATGACCGTGGCGCCTTTGGCGCTGATCGATATCGGCACCAAGACCTGCCATGAAATCCTCGGAATCGGCACTTGCGGTACCCGTGTACCGTTCGCCGGCGGTGGCGTCGCGATCAAGGTGCTAAGCCCGATTGCGGCGAGCAATCAGACCCTGGTGTTCTCCAGTACTGCGCCGTTCGCCACGCCACCTAACGTGGGCCTCACCCCGACCTATCAGGCTGCCGCGCCGGCAACCAATGTGGTCAGCAGCCTGTCGACCACGCTTAATGGCGTAGGCATTACGGCGTACCAGCCGGTCGGCAGTAACCCGTTGGGCGCGCTGGCGGCAAGCGTCGTGTCGCTGCTCGGCGGCGTCAGCGCCATCGTCACCCCGGTGGTGGACAGCCTGCTGGGGCCGCTGCTCAACCCGATCCTCAACAACCTGTTGAACATGTTGGGCATCAGCCTGACGAATGTGAACGTGGGCGCCAACCTGACCTGCGGCCAGACCGGCGAGGCCTACCTGGTGATTTAA
- a CDS encoding PAS domain-containing sensor histidine kinase, with protein MTSGDKLFGRLLGRSSALALDTPAPPAAGLHLWLDAHGRVLEISGALRPHLAQYTGSPPLLDLLCAHSARVVEGVPADWQRHSLDLDFRGVAGQVLQTRGTIEAQDNGWLLHAVDIGDLLNGRHLAEQREQNQQLASLVSEHLSVCSLSRLPDVFNEQLACVAQRWRIPCVALALLDQEDQDWVIYSQYANHDAPLFWHDGQRLGTCLDSLNGTAPLSLQAPYGRGEHPRLHSVFGNADGFLVPYRDGQGVAAWLLCGAYNGQPHMRDRDWLNLAAALAAPLLGRLREQRHHQQLERLEALQGLLGTGWFELLPASSEIQLAPQLMRNIGSEQAQTRQALDTWLAFIHPADREELHSRLRDLQTLGKPLLASVRLNRGDSAQPPTWYRVQGQVLGVGEQRRWVGFMLDISDIKNQQVQADAAHARLDNLIASSPAVIYVQRYVNGALLPVFFSDSLLPLLGRTLAECSHDSLVQWVHPDDRDLYFQRTRQLLREGSVRSRYRVQDTHGDYHWLLDEAKLLRDDLGLPVEAIGLWLDVTDATLAAQQVKDSEERYRILVEDSPAMICRYRPDLTLTFGNTPLANYLECRPAQLRGLNLGDWLSAEQREAFVQRIGQLTPEFPVSTAEISLQLPGREHAWWVWSDRGVFDEHGALVEVQAVGRDNTEVRRSQQQLTQSAKMATLGEMATGLAHEINQPLNVMRMAVVNVLKRLGNGDVQVDYLTEKLQRIDAQVQRAARVVDHMRVFGRRSEVEQQPFDPAQAVEGTLSLLSEGLRGKGVEVRLTQADVPVQVQGYVDQLEQVLINLMVNARDALLGQREKNPELRPWIAVHTEHDSRHVRIWVEDNGGGIDPRLLERIFEPFFTTKPIGVGTGLGLSVSYGIVENMGGRLSVSNGEHGARFCVELPRATDA; from the coding sequence TTGACCTCGGGGGACAAACTCTTCGGGCGCCTGCTCGGCCGAAGCAGCGCGCTGGCCCTGGACACGCCTGCGCCGCCGGCCGCCGGGCTGCACCTGTGGTTGGACGCGCACGGCCGCGTGCTCGAAATCAGCGGTGCACTGCGTCCACATCTGGCGCAGTACACGGGTTCACCGCCCCTCCTGGACCTGTTGTGTGCCCACAGCGCGAGGGTGGTAGAAGGCGTTCCTGCCGATTGGCAGCGCCACAGCCTCGACCTGGATTTTCGCGGCGTCGCCGGGCAAGTCCTGCAAACGCGAGGCACGATTGAAGCCCAGGATAACGGCTGGCTGCTGCATGCCGTGGACATCGGCGATTTGCTCAATGGCCGGCACCTGGCAGAGCAGCGCGAACAGAATCAGCAATTGGCCAGCCTTGTGAGTGAACACCTGAGTGTGTGCAGCCTCAGCCGGCTGCCCGACGTGTTCAACGAACAGCTGGCCTGCGTGGCGCAACGTTGGCGCATCCCGTGCGTGGCCCTCGCGCTGCTCGATCAAGAGGACCAGGACTGGGTGATCTACAGCCAGTACGCCAACCATGATGCGCCCCTGTTCTGGCACGACGGGCAGCGCCTCGGCACCTGCCTGGACAGCCTCAACGGCACTGCCCCGCTGAGTTTGCAGGCACCTTATGGACGCGGAGAACACCCGCGGTTGCACAGCGTATTCGGCAATGCCGACGGGTTTCTGGTGCCGTATCGCGATGGCCAGGGCGTGGCCGCGTGGTTACTGTGCGGCGCGTACAACGGCCAGCCGCACATGCGCGACCGCGATTGGCTGAACCTCGCCGCCGCCCTCGCCGCGCCGCTGCTCGGCCGCCTGCGCGAGCAACGCCACCACCAACAATTGGAGCGCCTGGAAGCCCTGCAAGGCCTGCTGGGCACCGGCTGGTTCGAGTTGCTGCCGGCCAGTTCTGAAATCCAACTCGCGCCGCAATTGATGCGCAACATCGGCTCAGAGCAAGCCCAAACCCGGCAAGCCCTCGACACCTGGCTGGCGTTCATCCACCCCGCCGACCGGGAGGAACTGCACAGCCGCCTGCGCGACCTGCAGACCCTGGGCAAGCCGTTGCTCGCCAGCGTACGCCTCAACCGTGGCGACAGCGCCCAACCGCCGACCTGGTATCGAGTGCAGGGCCAAGTGCTGGGCGTGGGTGAGCAACGCCGCTGGGTCGGGTTCATGCTCGACATCAGCGACATCAAGAACCAGCAGGTGCAAGCCGATGCCGCCCATGCTCGCCTGGATAACCTGATTGCCAGCTCACCGGCGGTGATCTACGTGCAGCGCTACGTGAACGGCGCTCTGCTGCCGGTGTTTTTCAGTGACAGCCTGCTGCCGTTGCTGGGCCGCACCCTGGCCGAGTGCAGCCACGACAGCCTGGTGCAATGGGTGCATCCCGACGACCGCGACCTGTACTTTCAGCGCACGCGCCAACTGCTGCGCGAAGGCAGCGTACGCAGTCGTTACCGTGTGCAGGACACACACGGCGATTACCACTGGCTGCTCGACGAAGCCAAATTGCTGCGCGACGACCTGGGCCTGCCGGTGGAAGCGATTGGCCTGTGGCTGGACGTCACCGACGCGACCTTGGCCGCGCAACAGGTCAAGGACAGCGAGGAGCGTTACCGAATTCTGGTCGAAGACTCCCCGGCGATGATCTGCCGCTACCGCCCGGACCTGACCCTGACCTTCGGCAACACGCCATTGGCCAACTACCTCGAATGCCGGCCCGCGCAGTTGCGCGGGCTGAACCTGGGCGACTGGCTCTCAGCCGAACAGCGCGAGGCGTTTGTGCAGCGTATCGGGCAGTTGACCCCGGAGTTTCCAGTCAGCACCGCCGAAATCAGCCTGCAACTGCCCGGGCGCGAACACGCCTGGTGGGTCTGGTCGGACCGCGGCGTGTTCGATGAGCACGGTGCCCTGGTCGAGGTGCAGGCCGTGGGCCGCGACAACACCGAAGTGCGTCGCTCGCAGCAGCAACTGACGCAAAGCGCAAAAATGGCCACCCTCGGCGAAATGGCCACCGGCCTGGCCCATGAAATCAACCAGCCGCTGAACGTGATGCGCATGGCCGTCGTCAATGTGCTCAAGCGCCTGGGCAATGGCGACGTGCAGGTCGATTACCTCACTGAAAAACTCCAGCGCATCGATGCCCAGGTTCAACGTGCAGCCCGGGTGGTGGACCATATGCGCGTGTTTGGCCGCCGCTCGGAGGTCGAGCAGCAACCGTTCGACCCGGCGCAGGCGGTTGAGGGCACCCTGTCGCTGCTCAGTGAAGGCCTGCGCGGCAAAGGCGTGGAAGTTCGCCTGACCCAGGCGGACGTTCCCGTGCAGGTCCAAGGCTACGTCGACCAGCTTGAACAGGTGCTGATCAACCTGATGGTCAACGCCCGCGATGCCCTGCTGGGCCAGCGCGAAAAAAACCCTGAGCTGCGCCCGTGGATTGCCGTGCACACCGAACACGATAGCCGCCACGTGCGCATCTGGGTCGAGGACAACGGCGGGGGCATTGACCCGCGCTTGCTCGAGCGGATCTTCGAACCGTTCTTCACCACCAAGCCGATCGGCGTGGGCACTGGGTTGGGCCTGTCGGTGAGCTACGGCATCGTTGAAAACATGGGCGGACGCCTCAGCGTCAGCAATGGCGAACACGGCGCGCGGTTTTGTGTGGAACTGCCCAGGGCCACCGACGCTTAA